From a single Chloracidobacterium thermophilum B genomic region:
- a CDS encoding DNA/RNA non-specific endonuclease gives MSRIGNPFAALVSRLQRARVEDQSIAPRTRPQPAPTPSETTPARPTTFSPTSLDAAHTARVGFNQADRLRASLFSMFRPAAAPTAAPTAATSAAAAAGNTQTVTASAAPNAAIRDFQTTTSTIAITEDLKTTGVRVDVNIAHSYASDLVVKLRSPEGREVLLRNREGGRGTGTVSFTANPTDFNGVSTKGNWTLVVEDRAGGDVGTLRNWSLALTGTRPAPEPPPATGGRTVTQTATPNASIRDFQTTTSTIAINDDLKTTGVRVDVNIAHTYASDLVVKLRSPQGQEVTLRNREGGRGNGTVSFTANPSDFNGTDAKGEWTLIVEDRERGDVGTLRSWSLSVTGTDRTPPPAPPRPTPPPDNSPLLLGNPSNAVPDVRQENNYLIVRDQFTASYNRADAKPNWVAWHTDRSHLGREGRGKFDENSTDNQLPEGWRRVTTFDYTGSGYDRGHHLPSADRTASREANNGTFLMTNVLPQAPDNNQGPWERMERYVRDQIRQNDMEAYTIMGSYGEVGRIPGQGGDANIAIPERVWKVVVLIPRGDNDLERINRDTQVIAVDMPNRQGIRNDNWEDYRVSVADIERATNMRFFTNLPPEVQAALREKGR, from the coding sequence ATGTCGCGCATCGGTAATCCCTTCGCTGCCCTTGTCTCCCGTCTGCAACGTGCGCGGGTGGAAGACCAGTCCATTGCTCCCCGGACGCGCCCCCAACCGGCGCCAACCCCCTCCGAAACAACGCCGGCACGCCCGACAACGTTCAGCCCGACTTCACTCGATGCCGCCCACACAGCGCGGGTAGGTTTCAACCAGGCTGACCGACTGCGGGCCAGCCTCTTCTCGATGTTCCGTCCGGCTGCTGCGCCTACGGCCGCGCCCACGGCTGCCACGTCTGCGGCTGCCGCAGCCGGCAATACCCAGACGGTAACGGCCTCAGCCGCCCCCAACGCCGCCATCCGTGACTTCCAGACAACAACTTCCACGATTGCCATCACCGAGGATTTGAAAACAACCGGCGTGCGCGTGGATGTCAACATCGCGCACAGCTATGCCAGCGATCTGGTGGTCAAGCTGCGCTCGCCCGAAGGGCGCGAAGTGCTGCTGCGCAATCGTGAGGGCGGACGCGGCACCGGTACGGTCAGCTTCACAGCCAACCCCACTGATTTCAACGGGGTTTCAACCAAAGGCAACTGGACGCTGGTGGTCGAAGACCGCGCTGGCGGCGATGTCGGCACACTGCGTAACTGGTCGCTGGCACTGACCGGCACCCGTCCTGCGCCGGAGCCGCCACCGGCAACCGGCGGCCGTACCGTGACGCAAACGGCCACGCCGAATGCGTCCATCCGTGACTTTCAGACAACAACCTCAACGATTGCCATCAATGACGACCTGAAGACAACCGGCGTGCGCGTGGATGTCAACATTGCCCACACCTACGCCAGCGATCTGGTAGTCAAGCTGCGTTCGCCCCAGGGACAGGAAGTAACGCTACGCAACCGTGAGGGCGGGCGGGGCAACGGTACGGTCAGCTTTACGGCCAACCCTTCCGATTTCAACGGAACGGACGCCAAGGGCGAATGGACGCTCATCGTGGAAGACCGCGAGCGGGGAGATGTGGGAACGCTGCGGAGTTGGTCGCTGTCAGTCACAGGCACGGACCGCACGCCGCCGCCCGCGCCGCCGCGTCCGACGCCGCCACCGGACAACAGCCCGCTGCTGCTGGGCAATCCCTCGAATGCCGTCCCGGATGTGCGCCAGGAAAACAACTACCTCATCGTCCGCGATCAGTTCACGGCTTCGTACAACCGGGCCGATGCCAAACCGAACTGGGTGGCCTGGCACACCGACCGGTCACACCTCGGACGCGAAGGGCGCGGCAAGTTCGATGAAAACAGCACTGACAACCAGCTTCCCGAAGGCTGGCGGCGCGTTACGACGTTTGACTACACCGGCAGCGGCTATGACCGTGGGCATCACCTGCCCAGCGCCGACCGTACAGCTTCGCGCGAGGCTAACAACGGCACATTTCTGATGACGAATGTCCTTCCCCAGGCGCCGGACAACAACCAGGGGCCTTGGGAGCGGATGGAACGGTACGTCCGCGACCAGATTCGCCAGAACGACATGGAGGCCTACACCATCATGGGCAGCTACGGCGAAGTGGGCCGGATTCCGGGGCAGGGAGGTGACGCCAACATCGCCATTCCCGAACGGGTCTGGAAAGTCGTGGTGCTGATCCCACGGGGTGACAACGACCTGGAGCGCATCAACCGGGATACGCAGGTCATCGCCGTGGATATGCCCAACCGCCAGGGCATCCGCAACGACAACTGGGAAGACTACCGGGTGTCGGTGGCAGACATCGAACGTGCCACCAACATGCGGTTCTTCACGAACCTGCCGCCAGAAGTGCAGGCAGCGCTGCGCGAGAAAGGACGTTAG
- a CDS encoding DEAD/DEAH box helicase, whose amino-acid sequence MNKKNDESDFPFLSPQSEYQDNEVEVDIDSVPTSSFFINDLYKITKAGENNFGKALQSYFTKQTQKIDVRKDQKVWEKLRPENFPLGCWPSDYPLVFSQQLAINAMCEEFAEKREAHEEDTSTSALKEGLFAVNGPPGTGKTVLLRDIVAMVVVGRALKLSKLQEDRKGIFEEIKINISNQEFGYRPLKEELRDHSIVVASSNNSPVENISLELPRMASVSQERVRGHDYFRDIATRLLNGRKKDVPEQDSIKAAEETEEKAWGLISAALGKKENCQKFIRALCDSEAASSGLRQHLLSLKDGKAQPAIELEEARKKFNDVLKAEKKSREKVKSTAENNPLHSQKEDDREKSSPFHSKEWFLERQNLFLAALDLHRAFIEAYPEEWLALLQVVREWLEGKLSSEEQACQHALDALCFIVPVISTTFASVGRMFSGIGKGGIGWLLVDEAGQAAPQQAVGAIWRARRVVVVGDPLQLEPIVTLPGELEKKLAETLGVEAEFRPSRSSVQHLADRASRWGTTIEGLIKQKSKEKKENIWVSCPLRVHWRCSEPMFSIINKIAYGGLMIHGKVSTSCVLPEPAWIHVCGQKSKGHWIEEEGEALDKLLKELVEIRKVNPKNIYLITPFRSVAEELKNKAENYKLDEKKVGTVHASQGKEADIVILVLGGNPKKPLAKSWSAQKPNLLNVAISRARERLYVIGDRSEWKKLEYFCVMAKNLKEASFDSHGINWDKSEPVQDSTGVSKPDTISTQQPRMHPQPSRQPQDGIKLPTLPRDVLPFISATCERLFL is encoded by the coding sequence GTGAACAAAAAAAATGATGAAAGTGATTTTCCCTTTCTTAGTCCTCAAAGTGAATACCAGGACAATGAAGTCGAAGTTGACATTGACAGTGTTCCTACCAGCAGTTTTTTTATTAATGATCTCTACAAGATAACCAAAGCAGGTGAAAATAACTTCGGAAAAGCTTTGCAAAGCTACTTCACTAAGCAAACCCAAAAAATAGATGTGCGTAAAGACCAAAAAGTTTGGGAAAAGCTGAGACCAGAAAATTTTCCACTTGGATGCTGGCCAAGTGATTACCCCCTTGTTTTCAGCCAGCAGCTCGCTATCAATGCTATGTGCGAGGAGTTTGCCGAAAAAAGAGAAGCCCACGAGGAAGATACGAGTACCTCCGCCTTAAAGGAAGGTCTTTTTGCTGTCAATGGTCCACCTGGCACGGGAAAAACGGTCCTACTTCGTGACATTGTCGCAATGGTTGTAGTCGGACGCGCCCTAAAATTATCAAAGCTTCAAGAAGATAGGAAAGGAATTTTCGAAGAAATAAAGATTAACATTAGTAACCAAGAATTTGGCTACCGTCCTCTGAAGGAAGAACTACGTGATCACTCCATTGTTGTAGCATCATCGAATAATAGCCCTGTTGAAAACATTTCTTTGGAGCTGCCACGCATGGCCTCTGTGTCGCAGGAAAGAGTCAGAGGCCATGACTATTTTCGCGACATCGCCACAAGGCTCCTCAATGGCCGAAAAAAAGACGTTCCTGAGCAAGATAGTATCAAAGCTGCTGAAGAGACGGAAGAGAAAGCTTGGGGACTAATTTCAGCCGCACTGGGAAAAAAGGAGAATTGTCAGAAGTTCATTCGTGCACTCTGCGACTCGGAAGCAGCTTCCAGTGGGTTACGTCAGCATCTTCTCTCGCTGAAAGATGGAAAAGCTCAGCCGGCGATCGAGTTAGAAGAGGCTCGGAAGAAGTTTAATGATGTCTTAAAAGCTGAGAAAAAATCGAGAGAGAAAGTGAAAAGTACTGCTGAAAATAACCCTTTACATTCTCAAAAGGAAGACGATCGCGAAAAGTCATCACCTTTCCATAGCAAAGAATGGTTTTTAGAACGTCAGAACCTGTTTCTTGCCGCGCTCGACCTGCATCGGGCGTTCATTGAAGCTTACCCTGAAGAGTGGCTCGCCCTGTTGCAGGTTGTCCGTGAGTGGTTGGAAGGCAAGCTTTCGTCAGAAGAACAGGCCTGCCAGCACGCTCTTGATGCCCTGTGCTTTATTGTACCAGTCATCTCGACGACATTTGCCTCCGTCGGACGGATGTTTTCCGGTATCGGAAAGGGCGGGATTGGCTGGTTGCTTGTTGACGAAGCCGGGCAGGCAGCTCCGCAGCAGGCCGTCGGTGCCATCTGGCGGGCGCGGCGGGTCGTTGTTGTTGGTGACCCACTACAGCTCGAACCCATTGTCACTTTACCGGGGGAGCTTGAAAAAAAGCTGGCAGAAACTCTTGGAGTAGAAGCAGAATTTCGCCCAAGTCGTTCGTCAGTTCAGCACCTAGCCGACCGGGCCAGTAGATGGGGAACGACAATTGAAGGATTGATTAAACAAAAGAGTAAAGAAAAGAAAGAAAATATCTGGGTCAGCTGCCCATTGCGCGTCCATTGGCGTTGCAGCGAACCTATGTTTTCCATTATTAACAAGATTGCCTACGGAGGATTGATGATTCATGGCAAAGTTAGTACATCCTGTGTTCTACCTGAACCAGCTTGGATTCATGTGTGCGGGCAGAAGTCAAAAGGTCACTGGATTGAGGAAGAAGGGGAGGCACTTGATAAGCTGCTCAAAGAGCTGGTAGAAATCAGGAAAGTTAATCCTAAGAACATCTATCTCATCACTCCTTTCCGCTCCGTTGCTGAAGAACTGAAAAATAAAGCTGAGAATTACAAACTTGATGAAAAAAAGGTCGGTACAGTACACGCAAGTCAAGGAAAGGAAGCTGACATTGTGATCTTGGTGCTGGGTGGAAACCCAAAGAAACCACTTGCAAAAAGTTGGTCTGCTCAAAAACCCAATCTGCTCAATGTGGCTATCAGCCGCGCCCGGGAACGGCTGTATGTTATCGGTGACCGCAGTGAGTGGAAAAAACTTGAATACTTCTGTGTTATGGCGAAAAACCTGAAAGAAGCTTCGTTTGATTCCCATGGAATAAACTGGGATAAATCAGAACCAGTGCAGGATTCCACTGGTGTGTCCAAGCCGGATACGATTTCGACACAACAACCAAGAATGCACCCGCAACCTTCAAGGCAACCTCAAGACGGAATCAAGCTACCAACATTGCCCAGAGATGTTTTGCCTTTTATCTCGGCTACCTGTGAAAGGCTCTTCCTGTAA
- a CDS encoding DUF1517 domain-containing protein, protein MSRRSWFAKLFLKDEELYFFGVQLVIRAFGEDTLRRRLATVVADPDGDLQDVAAKQRYFKRIVALLLEQEPYWTHAYWEYVTGEEGQTMFEEWSAELAASSATEDEEVGDDVDQMRRLSNRKDYVAATILLLLSVPYPPGEAVTDERRYWQRETLRSLVNGILYVNPETILADAVFVMPGSPEDGLSEEDLLTGGWSHLRVIM, encoded by the coding sequence ATGTCGCGCCGTTCGTGGTTTGCCAAGCTGTTCCTCAAAGATGAGGAACTCTACTTCTTCGGCGTCCAGCTCGTCATTCGCGCCTTCGGCGAAGACACCCTCCGCCGGCGGCTGGCCACGGTCGTGGCCGACCCGGATGGCGATCTTCAGGATGTTGCCGCCAAGCAGCGTTACTTCAAGCGCATTGTGGCCCTGCTGCTCGAACAGGAACCCTACTGGACGCACGCCTACTGGGAATATGTTACCGGCGAGGAAGGACAGACCATGTTCGAGGAATGGTCGGCAGAACTGGCGGCTTCCTCGGCAACCGAAGATGAAGAAGTCGGCGACGACGTGGACCAGATGCGCCGTCTCTCCAACCGCAAGGACTACGTCGCGGCAACCATTCTGCTGCTGCTGAGCGTCCCATACCCGCCCGGTGAGGCCGTCACCGATGAGCGGCGCTACTGGCAGCGTGAAACCCTGCGCTCGCTCGTCAACGGCATTCTGTACGTCAACCCGGAGACGATTCTGGCCGACGCCGTGTTCGTCATGCCGGGCAGTCCCGAAGACGGCCTCTCCGAAGAAGACCTCCTGACGGGCGGGTGGAGTCACCTGCGCGTCATCATGTGA
- a CDS encoding VWA domain-containing protein, with amino-acid sequence MSLRWPGFFPALLVTLLFPLLNPAQDGGRPRPATPPLPDPGDEIALVADSRGVVFSVVDERGRIVSNLQASDFELYEDGQRQTIDLFRTSNELPLMLAVLLDTSDSQASLLPAEKRAVDVFFDAFFRPGKDYGALATFGGEVHLVNGLTSHLKSLKTALGRIEREQLFRDEANGTPPLGTALYDALDITGREILEGHTARRVIGSGGARRAIRRAICVLTDGRDTASQLSPGRVAASLRRRGIVVYALGLGDRFRFGDVDRDALEQLCTATGGKAFFPTDEADLERSFKRIVDDLSGQYIAVYRPTGPPGAAARRTVEVRPRDRRLRVFSQTEYTSEYDTP; translated from the coding sequence ATGTCCCTACGCTGGCCTGGCTTTTTTCCGGCGCTTCTGGTCACGTTGCTGTTTCCCTTGCTCAATCCGGCCCAGGACGGCGGACGCCCACGCCCGGCCACACCGCCGCTGCCCGACCCCGGCGATGAAATCGCCCTCGTTGCTGACTCGCGGGGTGTTGTGTTCAGTGTCGTGGACGAGCGCGGGCGCATCGTCTCCAACCTGCAAGCCTCTGACTTCGAGCTTTATGAAGACGGACAGCGACAGACCATTGACCTTTTTCGCACAAGCAACGAACTGCCGCTGATGCTGGCCGTCCTGCTCGACACCAGCGACAGCCAGGCATCGCTTTTGCCAGCCGAAAAACGCGCTGTGGATGTGTTCTTCGATGCGTTTTTCCGCCCCGGCAAAGACTACGGCGCGCTGGCGACCTTTGGCGGCGAAGTCCATCTCGTCAACGGACTGACCAGCCACCTCAAATCACTCAAAACCGCCCTCGGACGCATCGAACGCGAACAGCTTTTCCGCGATGAAGCCAACGGCACACCGCCTCTCGGCACAGCGCTCTATGACGCGCTGGACATCACCGGGCGCGAAATTCTCGAAGGACACACCGCCCGGCGGGTCATCGGCAGCGGCGGCGCGCGCCGCGCCATTCGCCGGGCCATTTGCGTTCTGACCGACGGCCGCGACACCGCCAGCCAGCTTTCGCCGGGGCGCGTGGCGGCCAGTCTGCGCCGGCGCGGGATTGTCGTCTATGCGCTCGGTCTCGGCGACCGCTTCCGGTTCGGCGACGTGGACCGCGACGCCCTCGAACAGCTCTGCACCGCCACCGGGGGCAAGGCATTCTTCCCTACCGACGAAGCCGATCTGGAACGGAGCTTCAAACGCATCGTGGACGATCTCAGCGGGCAGTACATTGCCGTCTATCGCCCGACGGGGCCGCCCGGCGCAGCTGCCCGGCGGACGGTGGAGGTTCGTCCCCGCGACCGGCGGCTGCGGGTCTTTTCCCAAACCGAATACACTTCCGAGTACGACACCCCATGA
- a CDS encoding OmpA family protein: MTEPTMHHRIGRLFLAAALSLAALCPAAAQQLPPVPRSDVTFRTVTIRYPFDREVRVPMVGTQRFGANVSGEAVVERRSSITKISLTLKRLPRPATVGPMAATYVMWAVTPEGICDNLGEYRKRQSDTLDGWFGSEISTTTRHRNFSLIVTAEPHYLVTSPSRLVVAANAEVRTGQVFVADNEIDFSGDADVENRIVSPEPPAAGRDPRYPPELLQAQRARDIARYYEADQLAPQLMAAAGDAFAAAEDLYRRGRRDEAAETADTAIRLAERARRIATARRAAERRRQELAAKDDVIAELQDRVGQIPTLQAQLDNERRLRREVEADRERLRDAYNRLAADKTQGDANTASLREEIRRLRSELDRAQAATREARIKALREELARLFGDARFEARGSVLVLPDSDFITTPRQPMALTPAAMAKLDRLVEFLRLTEAAVRIEAYSDNTGTEQSRQDFCRERGQLVLGYLTARGIPTERVQAFAMGNTNPRQPNTTPRGRTANRRVELILPPPSELESATATP, encoded by the coding sequence ATGACAGAACCGACCATGCACCACAGGATAGGCCGGCTGTTCCTGGCCGCGGCCCTTAGCCTCGCTGCCCTGTGCCCGGCTGCGGCGCAGCAGCTTCCGCCCGTGCCGCGCAGCGATGTCACCTTTCGCACCGTCACCATCCGCTATCCGTTCGACCGCGAAGTGCGCGTCCCGATGGTGGGCACCCAGCGGTTCGGGGCAAATGTCAGCGGCGAGGCCGTCGTCGAACGGCGCAGCAGCATTACGAAAATCTCCCTGACGCTCAAACGGCTGCCCCGCCCGGCCACGGTCGGGCCGATGGCCGCCACATACGTCATGTGGGCCGTGACGCCCGAAGGCATCTGCGACAACCTGGGCGAATACCGCAAGCGGCAGAGCGACACACTCGACGGCTGGTTCGGCTCGGAAATCAGCACCACGACCCGTCACCGCAACTTCAGCCTGATCGTCACGGCCGAACCGCACTATCTGGTCACGTCGCCCTCGCGCCTCGTTGTGGCAGCCAATGCCGAAGTCCGTACCGGACAGGTTTTCGTTGCCGACAACGAAATTGACTTCTCCGGCGATGCCGACGTGGAAAACCGCATCGTCAGCCCGGAGCCACCAGCGGCTGGGCGCGATCCGCGCTATCCGCCGGAGCTGCTTCAGGCGCAGCGCGCCCGCGATATTGCGCGTTATTACGAAGCCGATCAGCTTGCCCCCCAACTGATGGCCGCCGCCGGCGATGCCTTTGCGGCGGCCGAAGACCTCTACCGCCGCGGCCGCCGCGATGAAGCCGCCGAAACGGCCGATACGGCCATCCGGCTGGCCGAGCGGGCGCGTCGCATTGCCACGGCGCGCCGCGCTGCCGAACGCCGCCGTCAGGAACTGGCAGCCAAGGATGATGTCATTGCCGAACTTCAGGATCGGGTCGGGCAGATTCCCACCCTGCAGGCGCAGCTCGACAACGAACGGCGGCTGCGGCGCGAAGTCGAGGCCGACCGGGAGCGCCTGCGCGATGCTTACAACCGGCTGGCGGCCGACAAAACGCAGGGGGATGCCAATACAGCCAGTTTGCGCGAGGAAATCCGCCGCCTGCGCAGCGAACTCGACCGCGCCCAGGCCGCAACCCGCGAAGCGCGCATCAAAGCCCTGCGGGAAGAACTGGCCCGTCTCTTTGGCGATGCCCGGTTTGAAGCGCGCGGCTCGGTGCTCGTACTGCCGGACAGCGATTTCATCACTACGCCCCGCCAGCCTATGGCTCTGACGCCAGCGGCAATGGCCAAACTCGACCGGCTGGTGGAGTTTCTGCGCCTGACGGAAGCCGCTGTCCGCATCGAAGCCTACAGCGACAACACCGGAACGGAACAAAGCCGCCAGGACTTCTGCCGTGAGCGCGGGCAACTCGTGCTGGGCTACCTGACGGCGCGCGGCATTCCAACCGAGCGCGTCCAGGCGTTTGCCATGGGCAACACCAATCCGCGCCAGCCAAACACCACGCCCCGCGGCCGGACCGCCAACCGGCGCGTCGAGCTGATTCTGCCGCCACCTTCCGAACTCGAAAGCGCCACGGCTACGCCATGA
- a CDS encoding VPS10 domain-containing protein, which yields MKSSSHASSPARVRWWLALWIAALLTATPLVRAQQTAAKPSAGDKPEAKAEAYTQLKYRLIGPFRGGRVDAVTGVPGQPNLYYFGATGGGVWKTTDGGVNWQPLGDGSFRTGSVGAIAVAPSDPNVIYVGMGEHTWRGNVSHGDGVYKSTDAGRTWRRVGLENTRHIARIRIHPTNPEVVYAAAMGHCFGPNPERGVYRSTDGGKTWQRVLFVSDRAGCADLAMDPTNPRILYAGMWEAQRGPYFFSSGGPGSGLWKSTDGGETWQELTRKPGLPTGVLGKICVTVSPANPDRLWASVEAEEGGIFRSDDGGATWTRTTGDRNLRQRAWYFSRLQADPKDANVVYVLNVQWHRSSDGGRTFSPMPTTHADHHDLWIAPDEPNRMILGNDGGAAVSTDGGRSWTETDQPTAQFYRVALDSRFPFFIYGAQQDNTTVGIASRATRGFGIGLRDWEDVGGGESGWIAPHPANPDIIVAGSYGGLLTRYDRRTGQVRDITVYPENPMGAGAESMKYRFQWNFPVIFSQHPPHPLYAAGNRLFRSDDEGASWKPISPDLTRNDPTKLGPSGGPITRDNTSVEYYCTIFALAESPKAAGLIWAGTDDGLVHLTRDGGTTWENVTPKGLPDWIQINAIEASPHEPGAAYLAATMYKHNDFAPYLYKTTDYGKTWTKIVNGIPADAFTRVIREDPRRRGLLYAGTETGMYVSFDDGANWRSLQLNLPAVPITDLAIQPRDNVLVVATQGRSFWALDDLTVLQQYAAQPASQPTAAGVRLYAPEKTHRLRGFGGFAPPPTATVGANPPVGAVVFFELPDKPFKQVTLTFEDAAGKPLRTFTGRAKATAETTPAGPGRDEGPTDTFTYEPGLNRFVWDLRLPGPTRVPGMVLWAADLRGPRVLPGTYRVTLRADDVRQTQTFDLVADPRVAVPPEDLQAQFDLLVAIRDKVSETHQAILNIRDTRRQVEEVESQLRGREEAKPLLELAKALKEKLTAVEETLVQTKIQSSQDPLNYPIRLNNKLAALIGVVDSADAAPTAQAREVFADLSAKTDAELQKLREVMSRDLAEFNAKFQALNLPRIAPRATAQ from the coding sequence ATGAAATCAAGCTCTCATGCCAGTTCACCGGCGCGCGTCCGGTGGTGGCTCGCCCTGTGGATTGCCGCTCTGTTGACCGCAACGCCACTGGTGCGGGCGCAGCAGACGGCGGCCAAACCGTCCGCCGGTGACAAACCGGAAGCCAAAGCCGAGGCTTATACCCAACTCAAGTACCGCCTGATCGGCCCCTTTCGCGGGGGACGGGTGGATGCTGTGACCGGCGTCCCCGGACAGCCCAACCTGTACTACTTTGGCGCTACCGGCGGCGGTGTGTGGAAAACAACCGATGGTGGCGTCAACTGGCAGCCGCTCGGAGATGGCTCGTTCCGTACCGGCTCTGTCGGAGCCATTGCCGTTGCCCCCAGTGATCCGAATGTCATCTACGTCGGCATGGGCGAACACACCTGGCGCGGCAATGTCTCGCACGGCGACGGCGTTTACAAATCCACGGACGCCGGCCGGACGTGGCGGCGCGTGGGGCTGGAAAACACGCGCCACATTGCCCGGATTCGCATCCATCCGACCAACCCGGAGGTCGTCTATGCGGCTGCCATGGGACACTGTTTCGGGCCGAATCCTGAACGTGGCGTCTATCGTTCGACCGACGGCGGCAAAACCTGGCAGCGCGTGCTCTTTGTCAGCGACCGCGCCGGTTGCGCCGATCTGGCCATGGACCCGACGAACCCGCGCATTCTCTACGCCGGGATGTGGGAGGCACAGCGCGGGCCGTACTTTTTCAGCAGCGGCGGTCCTGGAAGCGGCCTGTGGAAAAGCACCGACGGCGGCGAGACCTGGCAGGAACTGACCCGCAAGCCGGGGCTGCCCACGGGAGTGCTGGGAAAAATCTGTGTCACCGTTTCGCCGGCCAACCCCGACCGGCTGTGGGCCAGCGTTGAAGCTGAAGAAGGCGGTATCTTTCGCAGCGACGACGGCGGCGCCACCTGGACGCGCACCACGGGCGACCGCAACCTGCGCCAGCGCGCCTGGTATTTTTCCCGCCTTCAGGCCGATCCAAAGGATGCCAACGTCGTCTATGTGCTCAACGTGCAGTGGCATCGTTCGAGCGACGGCGGGCGGACGTTTTCCCCCATGCCCACGACCCACGCGGATCATCACGACCTGTGGATTGCGCCCGATGAGCCAAACCGCATGATTCTGGGCAATGACGGCGGCGCGGCCGTCTCCACCGATGGCGGCCGCAGTTGGACGGAAACCGATCAGCCCACGGCCCAGTTCTACCGGGTCGCCCTCGACAGCCGGTTTCCATTTTTCATCTACGGCGCACAGCAGGACAACACCACAGTCGGCATTGCCAGCCGTGCGACCCGTGGCTTTGGCATCGGTCTGCGCGACTGGGAAGATGTCGGCGGCGGCGAGTCCGGCTGGATTGCGCCACACCCGGCCAACCCGGACATCATTGTTGCCGGCAGCTACGGCGGCCTGCTGACCCGTTACGACCGGCGTACCGGACAGGTGCGCGACATCACCGTGTATCCTGAGAACCCGATGGGTGCCGGCGCGGAAAGTATGAAGTACCGCTTTCAGTGGAACTTTCCCGTCATCTTTTCCCAGCATCCACCGCATCCGCTGTATGCCGCTGGCAACCGGTTGTTCCGCAGTGATGACGAAGGTGCAAGCTGGAAGCCCATCTCACCCGACCTGACGCGCAACGATCCGACGAAGCTGGGGCCGTCGGGCGGCCCCATCACCAGGGACAACACCAGCGTCGAGTATTACTGCACGATTTTTGCCCTGGCTGAATCCCCGAAAGCGGCCGGCCTCATCTGGGCGGGAACGGATGACGGTCTGGTGCACCTGACCCGTGATGGCGGAACAACCTGGGAAAATGTCACGCCCAAGGGACTGCCCGACTGGATTCAGATCAACGCCATCGAAGCCTCACCGCACGAGCCGGGCGCGGCGTACCTGGCGGCGACGATGTACAAGCACAACGACTTTGCGCCCTACCTTTACAAGACGACCGACTACGGCAAAACCTGGACGAAAATCGTCAACGGCATTCCGGCCGATGCCTTCACCCGCGTCATCCGGGAAGACCCCCGGCGGCGGGGACTGCTCTACGCCGGGACGGAAACCGGCATGTACGTTTCCTTTGACGACGGTGCGAACTGGCGGTCACTGCAACTCAACCTGCCGGCCGTGCCGATTACCGATCTGGCCATTCAGCCGCGCGACAACGTGCTTGTGGTGGCCACCCAGGGACGTTCCTTCTGGGCGCTCGACGACCTGACCGTATTGCAGCAGTACGCCGCCCAGCCAGCATCCCAGCCAACGGCCGCGGGCGTCAGGCTGTACGCGCCGGAAAAAACCCACCGGTTGCGTGGTTTTGGCGGTTTTGCGCCGCCGCCCACGGCGACCGTCGGGGCCAACCCGCCGGTGGGGGCCGTGGTCTTTTTCGAGCTGCCCGACAAGCCCTTCAAACAGGTGACGCTCACCTTTGAAGACGCCGCCGGCAAGCCCTTGCGCACGTTCACCGGACGCGCCAAGGCAACCGCCGAAACGACTCCGGCCGGGCCGGGGCGCGACGAAGGGCCGACCGACACCTTCACGTATGAACCAGGCCTCAACCGCTTCGTGTGGGACTTGCGTTTGCCGGGGCCGACGCGCGTACCGGGCATGGTGCTGTGGGCGGCTGACTTGCGCGGCCCACGGGTGCTGCCGGGAACCTATCGCGTCACACTTCGGGCCGATGACGTACGACAGACCCAGACCTTTGATCTCGTCGCCGACCCGCGTGTGGCCGTGCCGCCGGAAGACCTCCAGGCGCAGTTTGACCTGCTGGTGGCCATCCGGGACAAGGTTTCAGAAACGCATCAGGCCATTCTGAACATCCGGGATACCCGGCGGCAGGTGGAAGAGGTCGAAAGCCAGTTGCGCGGACGGGAAGAAGCCAAGCCACTGCTCGAACTGGCAAAGGCCCTCAAGGAAAAGCTCACCGCCGTTGAGGAAACGCTGGTACAGACGAAGATTCAGAGCAGCCAGGATCCGCTCAACTATCCCATCCGGCTCAACAACAAGCTGGCGGCGTTGATCGGTGTCGTGGACAGCGCGGACGCGGCTCCGACCGCGCAGGCGCGGGAGGTCTTTGCCGATTTGAGCGCAAAGACAGACGCCGAACTGCAAAAGCTGCGCGAGGTCATGTCGCGCGATCTGGCGGAGTTCAACGCGAAGTTTCAGGCGTTGAACCTGCCGCGCATCGCACCCCGGGCCACGGCGCAGTGA